The following proteins come from a genomic window of Acidobacteriota bacterium:
- a CDS encoding protein tyrosine phosphatase family protein, whose protein sequence is MSPRIGAALVVGSLAVPAAVAADTAAPIPRFHRVDGRLYRGAQPDAEGFRYLRDLGVRTVVNLRDDDEARTGAEQRIVESLGMRYIHLPVRDGNFFTRSRTIPGETIRSFFAVVDGAQDGPVFLHCRRGADRTGALVGFYRIARHRWDNARAYAEARAIGMRSWYTGLKKQIYGFAGVP, encoded by the coding sequence ATGTCCCCCCGCATTGGCGCGGCGCTCGTGGTTGGTTCGCTGGCGGTGCCCGCCGCAGTGGCGGCGGACACGGCGGCGCCAATCCCGCGGTTTCACCGGGTGGACGGTCGGCTCTACCGCGGCGCACAGCCGGACGCGGAGGGGTTCCGCTACCTGCGCGACCTCGGCGTGCGCACGGTCGTCAACCTGCGCGACGACGACGAGGCCAGGACGGGCGCCGAGCAGCGGATCGTCGAGTCGCTCGGGATGCGCTACATCCACCTGCCGGTCCGCGACGGGAATTTCTTCACGCGCTCGCGCACGATCCCGGGCGAAACCATCCGGTCGTTCTTCGCGGTTGTCGACGGCGCCCAGGACGGCCCGGTGTTCCTGCACTGCCGGCGTGGCGCCGATCGCACGGGCGCGCTCGTGGGCTTCTACCGCATCGCCCGCCACCGCTGGGACAACGCCCGGGCGTACGCCGAAGCGCGGGCGATCGGCATGCGGTCCTGGTATACCGGGCTGAAGAAACAGATTTATGGGTTTGCGGGAGTGCCCTGA
- a CDS encoding thymidylate kinase — protein MTPTPAGLYYGNPIPYLPIPVEGFPGKIIAVEGTDGVGRSTQIRLLREWLEVQGYGVVETGWTRSPLMSPTIDLAKSSNTLNKLTFTLLYATDFADRLEKEVIPALKAGFIVLTDRYLYTALARAGVRGIDRTWMRNLYSFAIAPHLVFYLRIDEKTLIRRVLQSRGMNFWESGMDLKLADDIYDSFRAYQRALLREYNAMAEEFSFRVIDARRKIDWIQEELRKQVGEFLAGAGT, from the coding sequence TTGACGCCGACGCCCGCAGGTTTGTACTACGGCAACCCGATTCCCTACCTCCCCATTCCGGTGGAGGGGTTTCCGGGGAAGATCATCGCCGTCGAAGGGACCGACGGCGTCGGCCGCTCGACGCAGATCCGGCTGCTCCGCGAGTGGCTCGAGGTGCAGGGCTACGGCGTCGTCGAGACCGGGTGGACGCGGTCGCCCTTGATGTCCCCGACCATCGACCTGGCGAAATCCAGCAACACGCTGAACAAGCTGACGTTCACGCTGCTCTACGCCACGGACTTCGCCGACCGCCTCGAGAAGGAGGTGATTCCCGCGCTCAAGGCAGGATTCATCGTCCTCACGGATCGCTACCTGTACACGGCGCTGGCTCGCGCGGGCGTTCGCGGCATCGACCGCACGTGGATGCGGAACCTGTACAGTTTCGCGATCGCGCCGCACCTGGTGTTCTACCTGCGCATCGACGAGAAGACGCTGATCCGGCGCGTGCTCCAGTCGCGAGGCATGAACTTCTGGGAATCCGGCATGGACCTGAAGCTGGCCGACGACATTTACGACAGCTTCCGGGCGTACCAGCGCGCGCTGCTGCGCGAGTACAACGCCATGGCGGAGGAGTTCAGCTTCCGCGTCATCGACGCGCGGCGCAAGATCGACTGGATCCAGGAGGAGCTGCGGAAGCAGGTTGGAGAGTTCCTCGCCGGTGCGGGGACGTAG
- a CDS encoding 2-isopropylmalate synthase has translation MHPLIFDWNQRGEAPAHAPMLDDETLRDGLQSPSVCAPAIEDKIRILHLMEALRIDTADIGLPGAGPHVVRDVELLAREIADAGLNIRPNCAARTVIADIRPIAEISQRVGIPIECCAFIGSSPIRQYAEGWTIDELQRWTEDAITFAVREGLPVMYVTEDTTRADPDSIRKLYSTALRAGASRLCVADTVGHATPAGARAVVRFIAEVIKESGGDQIGIDWHGHRDRDLGVISTIAAYEAGATRLHGTAIGIGERVGNTPMDLLLVNLVLMGYLNRDLTPLPEYARLVSDACRVPLPPNYPVLGRDAFRTATGVHAAAVVKAFRKNDRELADAVYSSVPARLIGREQEIEVGPMSGRSNVIYWLERRGLPAGDELVDRIFARAKRSATVLSEAEILDEIGS, from the coding sequence ATGCACCCGCTCATCTTCGACTGGAACCAGCGCGGCGAGGCGCCGGCGCACGCGCCGATGCTGGACGACGAGACGCTGCGCGACGGGCTCCAGTCCCCGTCGGTCTGCGCGCCCGCGATCGAGGACAAGATCCGCATCCTCCATCTCATGGAGGCGCTCCGGATCGACACGGCCGACATCGGGCTGCCGGGCGCCGGGCCGCACGTGGTCCGAGACGTGGAGCTGCTCGCGCGCGAGATCGCGGACGCGGGGCTCAACATCAGGCCGAACTGCGCCGCGCGGACGGTCATTGCCGACATACGGCCGATCGCGGAGATCTCGCAGCGCGTCGGCATCCCGATCGAGTGCTGCGCGTTCATCGGGTCGAGTCCCATCCGCCAGTACGCGGAGGGCTGGACGATCGACGAGCTGCAGCGGTGGACGGAGGACGCCATCACGTTCGCGGTGCGCGAAGGGCTGCCGGTCATGTACGTCACCGAGGACACGACGCGGGCGGACCCGGACAGCATCCGCAAGCTCTATTCCACGGCCCTCCGCGCCGGCGCGAGCCGCCTGTGCGTGGCGGATACCGTCGGGCATGCGACGCCGGCGGGCGCGCGCGCCGTTGTGCGGTTCATCGCGGAGGTGATCAAGGAGAGCGGGGGCGATCAGATCGGCATCGACTGGCACGGCCACCGCGACCGCGACCTGGGCGTGATCTCGACGATCGCGGCGTACGAGGCGGGCGCCACGCGGCTGCACGGAACGGCCATCGGCATCGGCGAGCGCGTGGGCAACACGCCGATGGATCTGCTGCTCGTCAACCTGGTGCTGATGGGATACCTGAACCGCGATCTCACGCCGCTGCCCGAGTATGCCCGTCTGGTGTCCGACGCCTGCCGTGTGCCGCTGCCGCCGAACTACCCGGTGCTCGGCCGGGACGCGTTTCGCACGGCGACCGGCGTCCACGCCGCGGCGGTCGTCAAGGCGTTCCGCAAGAACGACCGGGAGCTCGCCGACGCGGTCTACTCCTCGGTGCCCGCGCGGTTGATCGGGCGCGAGCAGGAGATCGAGGTCGGACCGATGTCAGGCCGATCGAACGTGATCTACTGGCTGGAAAGACGCGGCCTGCCCGCGGGCGACGAGCTGGTGGATCGCATCTTCGCCCGCGCGAAGCGGTCGGCGACGGTGCTGAGCGAGGCGGAAATCCTCGACGAAATCGGCAGTTGA
- a CDS encoding citrate synthase, producing the protein MPDTLTITDNRTGKQYEIPIQDDTIKAMDLRQIKVKPDDFGMMTYDPAFQNTAACRSRITYIDGDKGVLLYRGYPIEQLAEHSDFLETAYLLLFGELPTAAQMQAWIKEVTLHTMVHENIKKLMEAYQYDAHPMGIFLSTVGAFSTFYPDAKQIFNPEARRRQIVRLVAKVPTIAAYAFRHSIGRPYVYPDNDLSYTGNFLNMLFKMTELKYQSHPVLERALDVLFILHADHEQNCSTSAMRGIGSSHADPYSSMAGAAAALYGPLHGGANEAVLRMLHEIGSLSNVPAFIKKVKAGEGRLMGFGHRVYKSYDPRAKIIKKIADLVFAVTGRNPLLDIALELERIALEDEYFVNRKLYPNVDFYSGLIYQAMKFPVEMFPVLFAIPRAAGWMAQWEEMILDQDQKIARPRQIYVGSAKRDYVPRDKRKEV; encoded by the coding sequence ATGCCTGATACTCTGACAATTACCGACAACCGTACCGGCAAGCAGTACGAAATCCCGATCCAGGACGACACAATCAAGGCCATGGATCTGCGGCAGATCAAGGTCAAGCCCGACGACTTCGGCATGATGACCTACGACCCCGCCTTCCAGAACACGGCCGCGTGCCGCAGCCGGATCACGTACATCGACGGCGACAAGGGGGTGCTGCTCTACCGCGGCTACCCGATCGAGCAGCTCGCCGAACACAGCGACTTCCTCGAAACCGCGTACCTGCTCCTCTTCGGCGAGCTGCCGACGGCGGCGCAGATGCAGGCGTGGATCAAGGAGGTCACCCTCCACACGATGGTCCACGAGAACATCAAGAAGTTGATGGAGGCGTACCAGTATGACGCACACCCGATGGGGATCTTCCTGAGCACGGTGGGCGCCTTCTCGACCTTCTACCCGGACGCCAAGCAGATCTTCAACCCCGAGGCGCGCCGCCGGCAGATCGTGCGGCTCGTCGCCAAGGTGCCGACGATTGCGGCCTACGCGTTTCGCCACAGCATCGGTCGCCCGTACGTGTACCCGGACAACGACCTGAGCTACACGGGCAACTTCCTGAACATGCTGTTCAAGATGACCGAGCTGAAGTACCAGTCGCACCCCGTGCTGGAGCGCGCGCTCGACGTCCTCTTCATCCTCCACGCAGACCACGAGCAGAACTGCAGCACGAGCGCGATGCGCGGCATCGGCAGCTCGCACGCCGATCCGTACTCGTCGATGGCGGGCGCCGCCGCCGCGCTGTACGGCCCGCTGCACGGGGGCGCGAACGAGGCCGTGCTGCGCATGCTGCACGAGATCGGATCGCTCTCGAACGTGCCGGCATTCATCAAGAAGGTGAAGGCGGGCGAAGGGCGGCTGATGGGATTCGGCCACCGGGTGTACAAGTCGTACGACCCGCGCGCCAAGATCATCAAGAAGATCGCCGACCTCGTGTTCGCCGTGACGGGGCGCAACCCGCTGCTCGACATCGCCCTCGAGCTGGAGCGCATCGCGCTCGAGGACGAGTACTTCGTCAACCGGAAGCTGTACCCGAACGTCGACTTCTACTCGGGCCTCATCTACCAGGCGATGAAATTCCCGGTCGAGATGTTCCCGGTGCTCTTCGCGATCCCGCGCGCGGCGGGCTGGATGGCGCAGTGGGAAGAGATGATCCTGGACCAGGACCAGAAGATCGCGCGCCCGCGGCAGATCTACGTCGGGAGCGCGAAGCGGGATTACGTGCCGAGGGACAAGCGGAAGGAAGTCTGA
- the yacG gene encoding DNA gyrase inhibitor YacG: protein MAPGEVCVYCRRRPVAPEWKPFCSQRCRMADLGRWLSQDYRVAGDTSPPESDDDDA from the coding sequence ATGGCTCCGGGTGAAGTGTGCGTGTACTGCCGACGCCGCCCGGTGGCGCCCGAATGGAAGCCGTTCTGCAGCCAGCGCTGCCGGATGGCGGATCTCGGCCGCTGGCTCTCACAGGACTACCGCGTGGCGGGCGACACGTCGCCCCCCGAATCTGACGACGACGATGCCTGA
- the phoU gene encoding phosphate signaling complex protein PhoU, giving the protein MPDTHRFQEEFDAFKARLLEMAGLAEERVRAVVRALVERDPDVIEQVAAGDDPINRLQVEIDNRGFLLLALYQPVATDLRAIMAALKINTDLERVGDLAVNIAEAARRCLTHPPVKPLIDIPRMAGIAEGMLRDSLDAFVRRDPALARDVLGRDDTLDTLKTQVFRELLTYMLQDPSTIEPALDLVLISRHLERIGDHATNVAEEVIFMVSARDVRHQAAEKA; this is encoded by the coding sequence ATGCCGGACACACATCGATTTCAGGAGGAGTTCGACGCGTTCAAGGCGCGGCTGCTCGAAATGGCGGGCCTCGCCGAGGAGCGCGTACGCGCCGTGGTCCGCGCGCTCGTCGAGCGTGATCCGGACGTCATCGAGCAGGTTGCCGCCGGCGACGATCCGATCAACCGCCTCCAGGTCGAGATCGACAACCGCGGCTTCCTCCTCCTGGCCCTCTACCAGCCGGTGGCCACCGACTTGCGGGCGATCATGGCCGCGCTCAAGATCAATACGGATCTCGAGCGCGTCGGCGATCTCGCGGTGAACATCGCGGAGGCGGCCCGCCGCTGCCTCACCCATCCCCCTGTGAAGCCGCTCATCGACATCCCGCGGATGGCCGGCATTGCCGAGGGCATGCTGCGCGACTCGCTGGACGCGTTCGTCCGGCGGGATCCCGCGCTCGCGCGCGACGTCCTGGGCCGCGATGACACCCTCGACACCCTCAAGACGCAGGTCTTCCGCGAGCTGCTCACCTACATGCTCCAGGACCCCTCGACCATCGAGCCCGCCCTCGACCTGGTCCTGATCTCCCGGCACCTCGAACGCATCGGCGACCACGCCACCAATGTCGCGGAGGAGGTCATCTTCATGGTCTCGGCACGCGACGTCCGCCACCAGGCCGCTGAAAAGGCATAA
- a CDS encoding thymidylate kinase: MKAATKAGKKKNQLTPMTFSLLHATDFADRLLYSIIPPLKAGMVVLADRYAYTAFARDVARNVDRSWVRELYSFAVRPDLAVYFRVPIDVSLDRLLARRVKLKFYEAGMDMGWSTNPTESFRLFQGKVLEEYDRLVEEFGLDVIDATGSITEQQRVFRRVVAAYLGVPATDEPIEEAVEAAAAEGQGGRS; this comes from the coding sequence GTGAAGGCCGCCACCAAGGCGGGGAAGAAGAAGAACCAGCTCACGCCGATGACCTTCAGCCTGCTGCACGCCACCGACTTCGCTGACCGGCTGCTCTACAGCATCATCCCGCCGCTCAAGGCGGGGATGGTGGTCCTCGCGGACCGGTACGCCTACACGGCGTTCGCGCGCGACGTGGCGCGCAACGTCGACCGCTCGTGGGTGCGCGAGTTGTATTCCTTCGCGGTGCGCCCCGACCTGGCCGTGTACTTCCGTGTGCCGATCGACGTCTCCCTCGACCGCCTGCTCGCCCGGCGCGTGAAGCTGAAATTCTACGAGGCAGGCATGGACATGGGCTGGAGCACGAACCCGACCGAGAGCTTTCGGCTGTTCCAGGGGAAGGTGCTCGAGGAGTACGACCGCCTGGTCGAAGAATTCGGCCTCGACGTGATCGACGCGACCGGCAGCATCACGGAACAACAGCGCGTCTTCCGCCGCGTCGTCGCCGCGTACCTCGGCGTGCCGGCCACCGACGAACCGATCGAGGAGGCCGTGGAAGCGGCCGCGGCCGAGGGCCAGGGAGGACGCAGTTGA
- a CDS encoding metal ABC transporter permease, with protein sequence MSDLAVTLQFLAAPFAASLILTGIHAYLGVHVVERGVIFVDLSLAQIAAFGTTIALLLPGSNGDPHSTFAYVVSVSFTLVGAAIFSLVRMRHARIPQEAVIGIAYAVASAATILAMSKSTSQAEHLKFILVGNIIAVGWPEVIKTAILYSVIGAFHYAWRRQFLAISLDPDAAEANGLRVRSWDFLFYASFGFVVTSSVAIAGVLLVFCYLIVPSVAAMLYADRVGPRLAIGWTMGTLVSAIGVYVSLLMDLPTGATIVCVFGLVLVLMGLARPLLGSPGR encoded by the coding sequence GTGAGCGATCTAGCCGTCACCCTGCAGTTCCTCGCGGCGCCGTTTGCCGCGAGCCTCATCCTGACAGGCATTCACGCCTACCTCGGCGTGCACGTGGTGGAGCGAGGGGTCATCTTCGTGGACCTCTCGCTCGCGCAGATTGCCGCGTTCGGCACCACCATCGCACTGCTGCTTCCGGGATCGAACGGCGATCCCCATTCGACGTTCGCGTACGTCGTGAGCGTGTCGTTCACGCTGGTCGGCGCCGCCATCTTCTCGCTCGTCCGCATGCGGCATGCGCGCATCCCCCAGGAAGCCGTGATCGGCATCGCGTACGCCGTGGCGTCGGCCGCGACCATCCTCGCGATGTCCAAATCCACGTCGCAGGCCGAGCACCTGAAGTTCATCCTCGTCGGCAACATCATCGCGGTGGGCTGGCCCGAGGTGATCAAGACCGCGATCCTCTACAGCGTGATCGGCGCGTTCCACTACGCGTGGCGCAGGCAGTTCCTGGCGATCTCGCTCGACCCCGATGCGGCGGAAGCGAACGGGCTGCGCGTGCGCTCCTGGGATTTTCTCTTTTACGCGTCGTTCGGCTTCGTCGTCACCTCGTCGGTGGCGATCGCCGGCGTGCTGCTCGTCTTCTGCTATCTGATCGTGCCGTCGGTGGCCGCCATGCTCTACGCGGATCGCGTCGGCCCGCGGCTCGCCATCGGCTGGACCATGGGGACGCTCGTGTCGGCCATCGGCGTCTACGTGTCGCTGCTCATGGATCTGCCCACGGGCGCGACAATCGTCTGCGTGTTCGGCCTCGTGCTCGTGCTGATGGGACTGGCGCGTCCGCTGCTGGGGAGTCCCGGCAGATGA
- a CDS encoding SpoIIE family protein phosphatase, with translation MPATAEASLEVIDAHGRRLVSIDQETFTIGRKETNHLRLSGSEVSRDHAEISRQAGRFTVRDRGSRYGTFVNGDQVTERELAHGDRIRLGRAGGAELVFLAAAAAPFQTDRATSTAIGDLRQIAALLEGLRALGSGRVLDDVLALVLDSAIEVGGAERGFIMLAAPDGELEFKLARGRGRLTLPGGTFMTSRKIPEEVFRTGEARIVADLLDGELANAHMGTVALGIRNVLCVPLRLVRYIDRADQAGEERRIGVLYLDSREKGSLLSSSTRTALETLATEAAVAIENARLYRETLEKARLEQEMRIAAEIQQALWPRATQAGPFFRAAAASIPCRSIGGDFFDYINLGDSAFGFALGDVAGKGPPAALLSALMQGIFAAQAASTLGPAATIRLVNAALVRRGIESRFVTIFYATLTRDGRLTYCNAGHNPPLLVGKRALRKLEVGGPIVGLFEAASFDEETLMLTPGDRLVIFSDGVSEAVNAGGEEYGEPRIIDVLQQRPDADEPSDVLEGLLSSVREYATGVPQADDITAMVLRYDG, from the coding sequence ATGCCTGCGACGGCCGAGGCAAGCCTCGAGGTCATCGACGCGCACGGACGCCGGCTGGTGTCCATCGATCAGGAAACGTTTACGATCGGGCGCAAGGAGACCAATCACCTCCGGCTCTCCGGCAGCGAGGTCTCCCGCGATCACGCCGAAATTTCGCGCCAGGCCGGGCGCTTCACCGTCCGCGACAGAGGCTCCCGCTACGGAACGTTCGTCAACGGCGACCAGGTGACCGAGCGCGAGCTGGCGCATGGCGACAGGATCCGCCTCGGCCGGGCGGGCGGAGCCGAGCTGGTGTTTCTCGCCGCCGCCGCCGCCCCCTTCCAGACCGATCGCGCCACCTCGACCGCCATCGGCGACCTGCGGCAGATTGCCGCGCTGCTCGAAGGCCTCCGCGCGCTCGGTTCCGGCCGCGTCCTCGACGACGTGCTCGCGCTGGTGCTGGATTCGGCGATCGAGGTCGGCGGCGCGGAGCGCGGGTTCATCATGCTTGCCGCGCCCGATGGCGAGCTGGAGTTCAAGCTGGCCCGGGGGCGGGGCCGCCTCACGTTGCCGGGCGGCACGTTCATGACCAGCCGGAAGATTCCGGAGGAGGTCTTTCGCACGGGCGAGGCGCGCATCGTCGCCGACCTGCTCGACGGCGAGCTGGCGAACGCCCACATGGGGACGGTGGCGCTCGGCATCAGGAACGTGCTGTGCGTGCCGCTGCGGCTCGTGCGCTACATCGATCGCGCGGACCAGGCGGGCGAGGAACGCCGCATCGGCGTGCTGTATCTCGACAGCCGCGAGAAGGGATCGCTGCTGTCGAGCTCGACGCGCACCGCGCTTGAGACGCTCGCCACCGAGGCGGCCGTGGCCATCGAGAACGCGCGGCTGTACCGCGAAACGCTCGAGAAGGCGCGGCTCGAGCAGGAGATGCGGATCGCGGCGGAGATTCAACAGGCGCTGTGGCCGAGAGCGACACAGGCAGGTCCCTTCTTCCGGGCGGCGGCCGCCTCGATCCCGTGCCGGTCGATCGGCGGGGACTTCTTCGACTACATCAACCTCGGCGACTCGGCGTTCGGGTTCGCGCTCGGCGACGTGGCGGGCAAAGGCCCTCCCGCGGCGCTGCTCAGCGCGCTGATGCAGGGCATCTTCGCGGCGCAGGCGGCATCCACGCTGGGGCCGGCGGCGACCATCAGGCTGGTGAACGCCGCGCTCGTGCGGCGCGGCATCGAGTCGCGCTTCGTGACGATCTTCTACGCCACCCTCACCCGGGACGGGCGCCTCACCTACTGCAACGCGGGCCATAACCCGCCGCTGCTGGTAGGGAAGCGCGCGCTGCGCAAGCTCGAAGTCGGCGGCCCGATCGTCGGGCTCTTCGAGGCCGCGTCGTTCGACGAGGAAACGCTGATGCTGACGCCGGGCGACCGCCTGGTGATCTTCAGCGATGGCGTGTCCGAAGCGGTGAACGCGGGAGGGGAGGAGTACGGCGAGCCGCGCATCATCGATGTGCTCCAGCAGCGCCCGGACGCCGACGAGCCGTCGGACGTGCTCGAGGGGCTGCTGTCGTCCGTCCGCGAGTACGCCACCGGCGTGCCGCAGGCCGACGACATCACGGCCATGGTGCTCCGCTATGACGGGTAA
- a CDS encoding phosphate ABC transporter ATP-binding protein gives MPAGARSAPAPERGPKITVSRLNFYYGQVRALQDIAIEVPERMVTAFIGPSGCGKSTFLRTLNRMNDLIPGVRVTGEVRIDGQDIYASSIDVVGLRRRVGMVFQKSNPFPKSVFENVAYGLRINRLAGSRAELHGRVEESLRAAALWDEVKDRLHAPAAALSGGQQQRLCIARALAVRPEVLLMDEPASALDPIATQRIEELIYELKERYTIVIVTHNMQQAARVSDLTAFFWLGKLVEVDETRRVFTAPREKLTEDYVTGRFG, from the coding sequence CTGCCGGCCGGGGCCCGGTCCGCCCCGGCGCCCGAACGCGGCCCGAAGATCACGGTCTCCCGCCTGAACTTCTATTACGGCCAGGTCCGCGCGCTGCAGGACATTGCCATCGAGGTGCCGGAGCGGATGGTCACCGCGTTCATCGGCCCGTCGGGATGCGGCAAGAGCACGTTCCTGCGGACGCTCAACCGCATGAACGACCTGATTCCCGGCGTGCGCGTCACCGGAGAGGTCCGCATCGACGGCCAGGACATCTACGCGTCGTCCATCGACGTGGTGGGCCTGCGGCGGCGCGTCGGCATGGTGTTCCAGAAGTCGAACCCGTTTCCGAAATCCGTGTTCGAGAACGTGGCGTACGGGCTGCGGATCAACCGGCTCGCGGGCAGCCGCGCGGAGTTGCACGGCCGTGTCGAGGAAAGCCTGCGCGCCGCGGCCTTGTGGGACGAAGTCAAGGACCGGCTGCACGCCCCGGCCGCCGCGCTCTCCGGCGGCCAGCAGCAGCGGTTGTGCATCGCGCGCGCCCTTGCGGTGCGGCCGGAGGTGCTGCTGATGGACGAGCCGGCGTCCGCGCTCGACCCGATCGCCACCCAGCGCATCGAGGAGTTGATCTACGAGTTGAAGGAGCGCTATACGATCGTGATCGTCACCCACAACATGCAGCAGGCGGCGCGCGTGTCGGACCTCACCGCGTTCTTCTGGCTGGGCAAGCTGGTGGAAGTTGACGAGACCCGGCGCGTGTTCACCGCGCCGCGTGAGAAGCTGACCGAAGATTACGTGACGGGGCGATTCGGCTGA